GATCACCTCGCCCGGCTGCGGCAGCTGCCCTTTTTGCCCAATCAGCAGCCCCGCCAGCGAGGCGTAATCGTCGCCCTGCTTCACCAGGCTGTGATAGTCGAGCCACTGCTGCAGCGAGTGGAGATCGGTGCCGCCTTTCACCAGCCAGCCTTCGCCGTCGCTGACAATATCCGGGGTTTCATCCTCATCCGGGAATTCGCCGGCGATCGCCTCCAGTACGTCAAGCGGCGTCACCAGCCCCTGCACCACGCCAAACTCGTTGGTCACCAGCACGAAGCTCCCTTTCGCCCGACGCAATACGCCCAGCAAATTAATCGGATCCAGCGTTTCCGGGACGATGATCGGCGGCGATGCCGCGGCGAAGACATTAATGTCCATGCCATGCTCCAGCGCCACCAGCAGCTCTTTCGCCCGTACCACACCGGTAACCTCATCCAGCTCGCCGCGGCAGACCGGGAACAGGCTGTGCGGCGTATCCAGCAGCTGCATGCGGATCTCATCCAGCGGCTTGGTGGCGTCAACCCAGGAGATGTCGCCACGCGGCGTCATGATGCTGCGAATAGAGCGGGACGCCAGCGTCAGCACGCCGTTGATCATATAACGCTCTTCATCCTTAAACGCTTCCTGCGGCAGCGTCGGGCTCTCCGTCGGCGCGTTGCTGTCCTCGGCGGACGCTGAACCGCTGCCGCGGCGGCCGCCCATCAGGCGCAGGATCGCTTCTGCGGTGCGCTCACGCATCGGACGATGCGACTGATGACGAATAAAGTTGCGGCGTGCGATCTGGTTAAACAGCTCAATCAGAATAGAGAAGCCGATCGCGGCGTAGAGGTAGCCTTTCGGAATATGGAAACCGAAACCTTCCGCCACCAGG
This DNA window, taken from Mixta gaviniae, encodes the following:
- a CDS encoding TerC family protein gives rise to the protein MEFLLDPSIWAGLLTLIVLEIVLGIDNLVFIAILADKLPPKQRDKARLIGLSLALLMRLGLLSLISWMVTLTRPLFSVAQFSFAGRDLILLLGGIFLLFKATMELHERLENRQLEGDGNKSYASFWAVVIQIVVLDAVFSLDAVITAVGMVNHLPVMMTAVVIAMGIMLLASKPLTNFVNAHPTVVVLCLSFLLMIGLSLVAEGFGFHIPKGYLYAAIGFSILIELFNQIARRNFIRHQSHRPMRERTAEAILRLMGGRRGSGSASAEDSNAPTESPTLPQEAFKDEERYMINGVLTLASRSIRSIMTPRGDISWVDATKPLDEIRMQLLDTPHSLFPVCRGELDEVTGVVRAKELLVALEHGMDINVFAAASPPIIVPETLDPINLLGVLRRAKGSFVLVTNEFGVVQGLVTPLDVLEAIAGEFPDEDETPDIVSDGEGWLVKGGTDLHSLQQWLDYHSLVKQGDDYASLAGLLIGQKGQLPQPGEVIDIPPLHFTIVEATDYRIDLVRITKDQPRDEDDEE